One window from the genome of Elaeis guineensis isolate ETL-2024a chromosome 5, EG11, whole genome shotgun sequence encodes:
- the LOC140857823 gene encoding uncharacterized protein translates to MRRRGRYAGVQFQFSQTEAGTSSSAQQPEASSAAQHSEPCPSSSAQHDPPVHQSDDEIHVQDGSGRVRPRRGPTVVRDVWQMREGERIVVECNQLGQPIKKAACLLISFLGTVARRPQLCPLGYAKWNDMLPTYKVELLRVIESKFVLPPSTHDFVMKSLNRKWKEYRAQLKKDYMRQGMTEEEVARNCPPDVPPHQWMELVHYWFSERTYSAIGRAARAAQSVPHISGSKSYARLRQEFVDEHGREPGQVEFYRMTHTHQDGTFVRDESRDLYERATSLIVERDDESAASTQQSRIEAEVFTELLGPECYGRVRDYGVGVTPTQLSEVSRYTQHAAADAQDSRVRRLEAEIQEIRQSRAAEMEEMRQSRAEMQAMRGQIDRLTSLLEMYGPSQAPGTSGTRRDSGTSRGDNDDHPPAD, encoded by the exons atgcgtcgcaggggacgatatgctggtgtgcagtttcagttttcacagacagaggccggtacgtcttcttcagcacagcagcctgaggccagttcagctgcacagcattctgagccctgtccttcatcatcagcacagcacgatcctcctgttcatcagtcagatgatgagatacacgtgcagg acggatccgggagagtacgccccagacgcggacccacagtagtacgagatgtgtggcagatgcgtgagggcgagaggattgttgtggagtgcaatcagctaggtcagccaattaagaaagctgcctgcttattgatttcatttttggggactgttgctcggaggcctcagctatgtccgttgggctatgcaaaatggaatgacatgcttccaacgtacaaagttgagctcctccgagttatagag agcaagtttgttctccctccatccactcatgattttgtaatgaagtctctcaaccgcaaatggaaagaatatagagcacaattgaagaaggactatatgagacagggtatgacagaggaggaggttgctaggaattgtcctcctgatgtaccccctcatcagtggatggagttggttcattattggttctccgaaaGG acttattctgctattggtagagctgcacgagcagctcagtctgttcctcatatatcggggtcgaagagttatgcacgactccgacaggagttt gtggatgagcatgggagggaacccggacaagtggagttttatcggatgactcatactcatcaggatggtacttttgttcgagatgagtcgagagatttatat gagagggctacatctctcattgtggagcgtgacgacgagtccgcagcatctacgcagcagagccgtatcgaggccgaggtgttcacagagttatTGGGACCAGAgtgctacggccgagtgagggattatggagtaggagtcacccccactcagttatctgaggttagtagatatacgcagcatgctgcagcagatgctcaggattcacgcgttcgcagactcgaggcggagatacaggagattagacagagtcgtgccgctgagatggaggagatgcgacagagccgtgccgagatgcaggccatgaggggacagattgatcgccttacatctttattagagatgtatggtccatctcag gctcctggcacatcaggcacccgtcgagacagcggcacgtcacgtggagacaacgacgaccatccgcctgcagattga